In a genomic window of Terriglobia bacterium:
- a CDS encoding DUF3418 domain-containing protein encodes QARWYLDRLPAEICTAQGLDAWFKQCSPEQRHALEWPLSDLLPGEGSEAERFPKYLALGDARLALA; translated from the coding sequence GCAGGCGCGCTGGTACCTCGACCGCCTGCCGGCCGAGATCTGCACCGCGCAGGGGCTCGATGCGTGGTTCAAGCAGTGCTCGCCCGAGCAGCGGCACGCGCTCGAATGGCCGTTGTCGGATCTGCTCCCGGGCGAGGGCAGCGAAGCCGAGCGCTTCCCGAAATACCTTGCGCTCGGCGACGCGCGCCTCGCGCTCGCGTAA